DNA sequence from the Deltaproteobacteria bacterium genome:
CATCGGCAAATTCACCCGGCTCACCGATCCCGAAGGTTTGGAGCGGACGTACAGAAATTACACTTCGGTTCTGCTCGACGTGCCCTACGCCGATCCGGTGGGCATCAAGACGCTGCTCGATGACATGGCGCCAAAAAATCCCAAAGCCGCCGCGGCGGACCCGAAGAGTTTTGTCGATGCGAGCTTCGTGCAGGAGATGGAGTCGTCGGGATTCATCAAGCAATTGCAAAAGCGATAATGGGTAAGGGGTAAGGCGATTCGGAAGAGACTTGGATTGGAGGACAACGATGGTTGAAACGATAAGAACTTTTTCGCTGGTAATTTCGTTGCTGCTGAGCGCGTCGTTCGCTTCGGCGCAGCCGGCTGGGAAAACTTGGAAGATCGGCGTGCTGGTGTCGAGCACGCAGGCTTTGAACGCGGCGCGCGATGCGGCGCTGCGTGATGGGTTGCGCGCGTTGGGTTATGAAGAGGGCAAGAATATCGTCATCGAGTACAGCTTCAGTGAAGGAAAGTTGGAACGCTTGCCGCAGTTGGCGCGTGAGTTGGTGGAGCGCAAGCCCGACGTGATCGTGGTCGGAGGCACTGGCGTGGCGGTGGCGGCGAAAAAAGCCACGAGCACGATCCCCATCGTCGTCGCCGGCGTCGGCGATCTGGTTGAGGCCGGACTGATCAAGAGTTTTATGTTTCCCGGCGGCAACGTTACCGGCGTGGCGCGCACCTCGGCGGATTTTTTCGGCGACAGGTTAAAACTGATTAAAGAAATCTTGCCGAAAGCATCGCAAGTCACGGCCCTGGCTAATCCCGCCAATCCCGGCCACGCCCGCAATTTGAAAGATGTCGAACTCGGCGCGCGCGCATCGGGCCTGACCTTTCAATCGGTGACGGCAAAATCGGCCGCTGAATTGGACAGCGCCGTCAGTAACGCGGCCAAGGGCGGCGCCGGCGCGCTTTTCATTCTGAGCGACGCCATGTTCAATACTAACGTGGCGCGCATCGCGACGCTCGCCATCAAGCACCGGCTGGCGGCGGTGTACGATCGCAGCGACTTTGTCGAAGCGGGCGGTTTGTTGAGCTACGGCGTGAACCTGCCGGATCTATCCCGGCGCGCGGCGGAGTACATCGACAAGATTCTCAAAGGCGCCAAACCCGGCGATCTGACGTTGGTGCAACCGACCAAGTTCGATCTCTGGGTCAACGCCAAAACCGCCGAACA
Encoded proteins:
- a CDS encoding ABC transporter substrate-binding protein; amino-acid sequence: MVETIRTFSLVISLLLSASFASAQPAGKTWKIGVLVSSTQALNAARDAALRDGLRALGYEEGKNIVIEYSFSEGKLERLPQLARELVERKPDVIVVGGTGVAVAAKKATSTIPIVVAGVGDLVEAGLIKSFMFPGGNVTGVARTSADFFGDRLKLIKEILPKASQVTALANPANPGHARNLKDVELGARASGLTFQSVTAKSAAELDSAVSNAAKGGAGALFILSDAMFNTNVARIATLAIKHRLAAVYDRSDFVEAGGLLSYGVNLPDLSRRAAEYIDKILKGAKPGDLTLVQPTKFDLWVNAKTAEQIGVAVPPAVLERAQKVIR